In Drosophila simulans strain w501 chromosome X, Prin_Dsim_3.1, whole genome shotgun sequence, one DNA window encodes the following:
- the LOC6726455 gene encoding gamma-tubulin complex component 2 homolog isoform X1, which yields MSKPHALRGVLATLISESQSPLTPEGIIREFRATSDRRLPACELINVLKSISEKRPNFEEVTEEISHILLNKDPMYALLVFVERYRELELSSPTSSSTSLTNMSSPRGSKTSSDGNSAAGSVCATSVTAGSSRVSLTQAQDFPTSTPVNSKKSSDSENSSVGFVRRGAMERNRGSGKDERNDLSVIKERVLSAVSDQSLNGYRVATNKSGNSPKSSPNELVKLTDVPDEYRTNLLWEYYKVDGGKVPRRAIAAMPLPSQESMLLDELLHCLTGVRESLLVPQKPSISAVGLAKYDVDFDIHTQLDCSLTHVVREILPLASYFMGVHKIVSATDGLGQVMNSLNEALLELIHDFYLIIVQAEEELRHNRLTLQKLLYYLQPTIWVMHEVWSSLVIIQLSDSRDAEVLTFLHERIKRLEGNNDAQKLIIGLVRKAAKPYMRMLQLWIQKGVIVDRHQEFLVVDNEVIHRDELPEHYSDDYWERRYTLRDERIPSFLAKYSDKILRTGKYLNVIRQCGKRVMPTQEMNLEFDPTSERHVSVINDAYYFAARMLLDVLLTENDLMGHLQSVKRYLLLNQGDFTMQFMDACEEELTKNVDHVLPMTLENLLGLTLRISSARNDPYKDDLHCELLPYDLVTQMSKIMKKEESWQAQPRLDLSGLECFAFTYEVKWPCSLVLNHISISKYQMLFRQLFYCKHVERQLCKIWKENSIAKQFEPQAASLYRAAFTLRQRMMNAIQNLEYYMMIEIIEPNWHIFIEKMKTVENVDNVLRLHQDFLDSCLKNCMLTESSHLNRSIFKLCKICLKYCEFIQITQRYFQDAELRSMVRDSADSSESEQESLHCPQVETPLDPADTFSERVKRFDLEFTSLLIAFLKQIISMAKKNTADCFMNLVHRINFNAFYTDQMDKMCAEAAMG from the exons ATGAGTAAACCCCATGCGCTGCGCGGTGTGCTCGCCACTTTGATCAGCGAGTCGCA ATCGCCCCTAACTCCGGAGGGCATCATTAGGGAGTTCCGAGCCACTAGTGATAGGCGGCTGCCAGCCTGCGAGCTGATCAATGTGCTGAAGTCCATCAGCGAGAAGCGTCCCAACTTCGAAGAGGTGACAGAGGAAATCTCGCACATCCTCCTGAACAAGGATCCCATGTACGCACTGCTGGTGTTCGTCGAGCGATACCGCGAATTAGAACTATCCTCCCCAACCAGTAGTTCGACTAGCCTTACAAACATGAGCTCGCCGCGCGGAAGCAAGACTTCTTCGGATGGCAACTCCGCAGCCGGTTCAGTCTGCGCCACATCGGTAACCGCAGGTTCCTCCAGGGTTAGCTTGACCCAGGCCCAGGACTTTCCCACCTCGACGCCGGTGAACAGCAAAAAGTCCAGTGACTCCGAAAATTCATCCGTTGGTTTTGTCAGGCGCGGCGCAATGGAACGTAACCGTGGATCGGGAAAGGATGAGCGCAACGACTTAAGTGTG ATCAAGGAGCGTGTGCTTAGTGCCGTATCCGACCAATCCCTGAACGGCTACCGCGTGGCGACCAACAAATCGGGCAACAGCCCAAAGTCATCACCGAATGAACTTGTTAAGCTAACTGACGTGCCCGATGAGTACCGCACGAATTTACTGTGGGAATACTACAAGGTGGACGGGGGCAAGGTGCCGAGAAGAGCGATCGCGGCAATGCCGCTTCCCAGCCAGGAGAGTATGCTGCTCGACGAGCTGCTGCACTGCCTCACGGGCGTGCGAGAAAGCCTCCTGGTGCCCCAGAAGCCCAGTATTTCGGCcgttggcctggccaagtACGACGTGGACTTTGACATACACACGCAGCTCGATTGCTCGCTGACACACGTGGTGCGGGAGATCTTGCCATTGGCCTCCTACTTCATGGGCGTGCATAAGATAGTCTCGGCCACCGACGGCCTGGGTCAGGTGATGAACTCACTGAATGAGGCACTGCTGGAACTTATACACGACTTCTAT CTGATAATCGTACAAGCCGAAGAGGAGCTGCGCCACAATCGATTAACATTGCAGAAACTACTGTACTACCTGCAGCCGACGATATGGGTGATGCATGAGGTCTGGTCCTCGTTGGTTATCATCCAGCTATCCGATTCACGGGATGCCGAAGTGTTGACGTTCCTTCACGAGCGGATCAAGCGGCTGGAAGGCAACAATGATGCACAGAAGCTGATTATCGGACTGGTGCGCAAGGCGGCCAAGCCGTACATGCGAATGCTACAGTTGTGGATCCAGAAGGGCGTGATCGTGGACCGCCACCAGGAATTCCTCGTAGTGGACAACGAAGTGATTCATCGCGACGAGCTGCCCGAGCACTATTCCGACGACTATTGGGAGAGACGGTATACCTTGCGCGACGAACGAATACCGTCGTTTCTGGCAAAGTACTCGGACAAGATCCTGCGCACCGGCAAGTATCTCAATGTGATCAGACAGTGTGGCAAGCGCGTAATGCCCACGCAGGAGATGAACCTAGAGTTCGACCCGACCAGCGAGCGGCACGTGTCCGTCATCAACGACGCTTACTACTTTGCCGCCCGCATGCTGCTGGATGTGCTGCTAACGGAGAACGACCTGATGGGTCACCTACAGTCGGTGAAGCGTTACTTGCTGCTCAACCAAGGCGACTTCACCATGCAGTTCATGGACGCCTGCGAGGAGGAGCTGACCAAGAACGTGGACCACGTGTTGCCCATGACGCTAGAGAACCTGCTGGGGCTAACGCTCCGCATTTCCTCGGCGCGTAATGATCCCTACAAAGACGATCTGCACTGCGAGCTGCTGCCCTACGACCTGGTCACGCAAATGTCCAAGATCATGAAGAAGGAGGAGAGCTGGCAGGCACAGCCCCGCCTCGACCTTAGCGGCCTCGAGTGCTTCGCTTTCACCTACGAGGTGAAGTGGCCCTGCTCTTTGGTGCTGAACCACATTTCCATCTCCAAGTACCAAATGCTCTTTCGACAGCTCTTCTACTGCAAGCACGTGGAGCGCCAACTCTGCAA GATTTGGAAGGAAAACTCGATTGCCAAGCAGTTCGAGCCGCAGGCGGCTAGTCTTTACCGAGCGGCGTTCACTCTGCGCCAGCGTATGATGAATGCCATCCAGAACCTGGAGTACTACATGATGATCGAGATCATCGAGCCCAACTGGCACATCTTCATCGAAAAGATGAAGACGGTGGAGAACGTGGATAACGTTCTGCGTCTCCACCAGGACTTCCTCGACTCGTGCCTTAAGAACTGCATGCTGACCGAGTCGTCGCATCTGAATCGTTCGATCTTCAAGCTCTGCAAGATCTGCCTGAAGTACTGCGAGTTTATCCAG ATCACGCAGCGTTACTTTCAGGACGCTGAGCTCAGGTCGATGGTACGTGATAGCGCGGACAGCTCCGAATCCGAACAGGAGAGCCTGCACTGCCCACAG GTTGAGACCCCGTTGGATCCGGCAGATACGTTTTCGGAACGGGTTAAGCGCTTTGATCTGGAATTCACCAGCCTGCTGATAGCGTTCCTCAAGCAGATCATCAGCATGGCGAAGAAGAACACCGCCGATTGCTTCATGAATCTGGTGCACCGCATCAACTTCAATGCCTTCTACACCGATCAAATGGACAAGATGTGTGCAGAGGCTGCCATGGGCTGA
- the LOC6726455 gene encoding gamma-tubulin complex component 2 homolog isoform X2, whose translation MSKPHALRGVLATLISESQSPLTPEGIIREFRATSDRRLPACELINVLKSISEKRPNFEEVTEEISHILLNKDPMYALLVFVERYRELELSSPTSSSTSLTNMSSPRGSKTSSDGNSAAGSVCATSVTAGSSRVSLTQAQDFPTSTPVNSKKSSDSENSSVGFVRRGAMERNRGSGKDERNDLSVIKERVLSAVSDQSLNGYRVATNKSGNSPKSSPNELVKLTDVPDEYRTNLLWEYYKVDGGKVPRRAIAAMPLPSQESMLLDELLHCLTGVRESLLVPQKPSISAVGLAKYDVDFDIHTQLDCSLTHVVREILPLASYFMGVHKIVSATDGLGQVMNSLNEALLELIHDFYLIIVQAEEELRHNRLTLQKLLYYLQPTIWVMHEVWSSLVIIQLSDSRDAEVLTFLHERIKRLEGNNDAQKLIIGLVRKAAKPYMRMLQLWIQKGVIVDRHQEFLVVDNEVIHRDELPEHYSDDYWERRYTLRDERIPSFLAKYSDKILRTGKYLNVIRQCGKRVMPTQEMNLEFDPTSERHVSVINDAYYFAARMLLDVLLTENDLMGHLQSVKRYLLLNQGDFTMQFMDACEEELTKNVDHVLPMTLENLLGLTLRISSARNDPYKDDLHCELLPYDLVTQMSKIMKKEESWQAQPRLDLSGLECFAFTYEVKWPCSLVLNHISISKYQMLFRQLFYCKHVERQLCKIWKENSIAKQFEPQAASLYRAAFTLRQRMMNAIQNLEYYMMIEIIEPNWHIFIEKMKTVENVDNVLRLHQDFLDSCLKNCMLTESSHLNRSIFKLCKICLKYCEFIQVETPLDPADTFSERVKRFDLEFTSLLIAFLKQIISMAKKNTADCFMNLVHRINFNAFYTDQMDKMCAEAAMG comes from the exons ATGAGTAAACCCCATGCGCTGCGCGGTGTGCTCGCCACTTTGATCAGCGAGTCGCA ATCGCCCCTAACTCCGGAGGGCATCATTAGGGAGTTCCGAGCCACTAGTGATAGGCGGCTGCCAGCCTGCGAGCTGATCAATGTGCTGAAGTCCATCAGCGAGAAGCGTCCCAACTTCGAAGAGGTGACAGAGGAAATCTCGCACATCCTCCTGAACAAGGATCCCATGTACGCACTGCTGGTGTTCGTCGAGCGATACCGCGAATTAGAACTATCCTCCCCAACCAGTAGTTCGACTAGCCTTACAAACATGAGCTCGCCGCGCGGAAGCAAGACTTCTTCGGATGGCAACTCCGCAGCCGGTTCAGTCTGCGCCACATCGGTAACCGCAGGTTCCTCCAGGGTTAGCTTGACCCAGGCCCAGGACTTTCCCACCTCGACGCCGGTGAACAGCAAAAAGTCCAGTGACTCCGAAAATTCATCCGTTGGTTTTGTCAGGCGCGGCGCAATGGAACGTAACCGTGGATCGGGAAAGGATGAGCGCAACGACTTAAGTGTG ATCAAGGAGCGTGTGCTTAGTGCCGTATCCGACCAATCCCTGAACGGCTACCGCGTGGCGACCAACAAATCGGGCAACAGCCCAAAGTCATCACCGAATGAACTTGTTAAGCTAACTGACGTGCCCGATGAGTACCGCACGAATTTACTGTGGGAATACTACAAGGTGGACGGGGGCAAGGTGCCGAGAAGAGCGATCGCGGCAATGCCGCTTCCCAGCCAGGAGAGTATGCTGCTCGACGAGCTGCTGCACTGCCTCACGGGCGTGCGAGAAAGCCTCCTGGTGCCCCAGAAGCCCAGTATTTCGGCcgttggcctggccaagtACGACGTGGACTTTGACATACACACGCAGCTCGATTGCTCGCTGACACACGTGGTGCGGGAGATCTTGCCATTGGCCTCCTACTTCATGGGCGTGCATAAGATAGTCTCGGCCACCGACGGCCTGGGTCAGGTGATGAACTCACTGAATGAGGCACTGCTGGAACTTATACACGACTTCTAT CTGATAATCGTACAAGCCGAAGAGGAGCTGCGCCACAATCGATTAACATTGCAGAAACTACTGTACTACCTGCAGCCGACGATATGGGTGATGCATGAGGTCTGGTCCTCGTTGGTTATCATCCAGCTATCCGATTCACGGGATGCCGAAGTGTTGACGTTCCTTCACGAGCGGATCAAGCGGCTGGAAGGCAACAATGATGCACAGAAGCTGATTATCGGACTGGTGCGCAAGGCGGCCAAGCCGTACATGCGAATGCTACAGTTGTGGATCCAGAAGGGCGTGATCGTGGACCGCCACCAGGAATTCCTCGTAGTGGACAACGAAGTGATTCATCGCGACGAGCTGCCCGAGCACTATTCCGACGACTATTGGGAGAGACGGTATACCTTGCGCGACGAACGAATACCGTCGTTTCTGGCAAAGTACTCGGACAAGATCCTGCGCACCGGCAAGTATCTCAATGTGATCAGACAGTGTGGCAAGCGCGTAATGCCCACGCAGGAGATGAACCTAGAGTTCGACCCGACCAGCGAGCGGCACGTGTCCGTCATCAACGACGCTTACTACTTTGCCGCCCGCATGCTGCTGGATGTGCTGCTAACGGAGAACGACCTGATGGGTCACCTACAGTCGGTGAAGCGTTACTTGCTGCTCAACCAAGGCGACTTCACCATGCAGTTCATGGACGCCTGCGAGGAGGAGCTGACCAAGAACGTGGACCACGTGTTGCCCATGACGCTAGAGAACCTGCTGGGGCTAACGCTCCGCATTTCCTCGGCGCGTAATGATCCCTACAAAGACGATCTGCACTGCGAGCTGCTGCCCTACGACCTGGTCACGCAAATGTCCAAGATCATGAAGAAGGAGGAGAGCTGGCAGGCACAGCCCCGCCTCGACCTTAGCGGCCTCGAGTGCTTCGCTTTCACCTACGAGGTGAAGTGGCCCTGCTCTTTGGTGCTGAACCACATTTCCATCTCCAAGTACCAAATGCTCTTTCGACAGCTCTTCTACTGCAAGCACGTGGAGCGCCAACTCTGCAA GATTTGGAAGGAAAACTCGATTGCCAAGCAGTTCGAGCCGCAGGCGGCTAGTCTTTACCGAGCGGCGTTCACTCTGCGCCAGCGTATGATGAATGCCATCCAGAACCTGGAGTACTACATGATGATCGAGATCATCGAGCCCAACTGGCACATCTTCATCGAAAAGATGAAGACGGTGGAGAACGTGGATAACGTTCTGCGTCTCCACCAGGACTTCCTCGACTCGTGCCTTAAGAACTGCATGCTGACCGAGTCGTCGCATCTGAATCGTTCGATCTTCAAGCTCTGCAAGATCTGCCTGAAGTACTGCGAGTTTATCCAG GTTGAGACCCCGTTGGATCCGGCAGATACGTTTTCGGAACGGGTTAAGCGCTTTGATCTGGAATTCACCAGCCTGCTGATAGCGTTCCTCAAGCAGATCATCAGCATGGCGAAGAAGAACACCGCCGATTGCTTCATGAATCTGGTGCACCGCATCAACTTCAATGCCTTCTACACCGATCAAATGGACAAGATGTGTGCAGAGGCTGCCATGGGCTGA